A window of the Desulforapulum autotrophicum HRM2 genome harbors these coding sequences:
- a CDS encoding DUF2959 domain-containing protein — MERQASPDHYPSIPAIMLVLVVCSLVLCACSGTYYKTMEKIGVHKRDILVDRVERARDSQADAQEQFKSALEQFGSVVQLKESDLKVAYDRLNSAYEESDRAAVEVTDRIDKVEDVAQALFDEWKSELELYQNPELRRSSQQQLNRTRSRYRSMLAVMHKAEKSMTPVLITFRDNVLFLKHNLNAQAIGSLQYEFKSLEQRINRLIQEMNTAIESSNAFINELTKS; from the coding sequence ATGGAGAGACAAGCAAGTCCAGACCATTATCCCTCTATTCCGGCAATCATGCTTGTACTGGTTGTTTGTTCACTGGTCCTTTGCGCGTGCTCTGGCACCTATTATAAGACCATGGAAAAAATAGGGGTCCACAAACGCGATATCCTGGTTGACCGGGTGGAACGGGCCAGGGACTCCCAGGCCGATGCCCAGGAGCAGTTCAAAAGCGCCCTGGAACAGTTCGGGTCAGTGGTCCAGCTCAAAGAGAGTGACCTTAAGGTCGCCTATGACCGGCTCAATTCCGCCTATGAAGAGAGTGACAGGGCTGCAGTCGAAGTAACTGACCGTATCGACAAGGTCGAGGACGTTGCCCAGGCCCTGTTTGATGAATGGAAATCGGAACTTGAGCTTTACCAGAACCCGGAGCTTCGCCGTTCAAGCCAGCAGCAGCTCAACCGGACACGATCCCGTTACCGCTCAATGCTGGCGGTCATGCACAAGGCCGAGAAAAGCATGACCCCTGTGCTTATCACCTTCAGGGACAATGTCCTGTTCCTTAAGCACAACCTCAATGCCCAGGCCATCGGTTCTCTGCAGTATGAGTTCAAATCCCTTGAACAACGCATCAACCGACTGATCCAGGAGATGAATACGGCCATTGAATCATCCAACGCCTTTATAAACGAATTGACAAAGAGCTGA
- the hisD gene encoding histidinol dehydrogenase — MKIYTYPSPEGEQRICDTLKRGLGFTPENQRAVEAYIEDVRTRGDQALVEYTNQFDSSQVTRDTLKVSQQEIEEAKTLVDSDFSRALDRAVDQLGTFHSRQRQNSWIDTPRNGVMVGQMVNPVDAAGIYAPGAKGGKTPLVSSVLMGGIPARVAGVKSCCLMTPPMENGKINPYMLVAADRVGINAIFKAGSAWAIAALAFGTESVPKVDVIVGPGNIFVTLAKKIVSGIVGIDMIAGPSEILIIADKGANPDHIAADLLSQAEHDPMASAILVTDSMEMATRTKAALEIQVKALGRRQIAQRSIDDFGAIMKVPDIDTAIALANRLAPEHLELIVDNPFDQVGKIKNAGAVFLGPYTPEPMGDYIAGPNHVLPTAGTARFSSALGVDNFTKRTSLINYSKEAFDREAQDVMVLANIEGLGAHANSVRIRTK, encoded by the coding sequence ATGAAAATTTACACCTACCCCTCCCCTGAGGGGGAACAACGTATTTGTGACACCCTGAAGCGGGGCCTTGGATTTACCCCTGAAAACCAGAGGGCCGTTGAAGCCTATATCGAAGATGTCAGAACAAGGGGAGACCAGGCCCTGGTCGAATACACCAATCAATTTGACTCTTCCCAGGTGACCCGTGACACCCTGAAGGTCAGCCAGCAGGAGATCGAAGAGGCAAAGACCCTGGTGGATTCTGATTTTTCAAGGGCCCTTGACCGGGCCGTGGACCAACTTGGAACTTTCCACTCAAGGCAACGCCAGAATTCGTGGATCGACACCCCCAGAAACGGGGTCATGGTCGGCCAGATGGTTAACCCTGTGGATGCGGCCGGCATTTATGCCCCCGGGGCAAAGGGCGGAAAAACCCCCCTGGTCAGTTCCGTTCTCATGGGGGGCATTCCTGCCAGGGTGGCAGGCGTAAAATCATGCTGTCTCATGACACCGCCCATGGAAAACGGCAAGATAAACCCCTACATGCTGGTTGCGGCAGACCGGGTGGGAATCAACGCCATCTTTAAGGCCGGAAGCGCCTGGGCCATTGCTGCCCTTGCCTTTGGCACCGAATCCGTGCCCAAGGTGGATGTGATCGTGGGACCAGGTAACATCTTTGTCACCCTGGCCAAAAAAATCGTGTCAGGAATTGTCGGCATTGATATGATAGCGGGTCCGAGCGAGATCCTTATTATTGCAGACAAGGGTGCCAATCCAGACCATATTGCGGCCGACCTTCTTTCCCAGGCCGAGCACGACCCCATGGCGTCGGCCATCCTTGTCACCGATTCCATGGAAATGGCAACCCGGACAAAGGCGGCCCTGGAGATCCAGGTCAAAGCCCTGGGCCGCAGACAGATCGCCCAGCGGTCCATTGATGACTTTGGTGCCATCATGAAGGTTCCAGACATTGATACGGCAATCGCCCTTGCCAACCGCCTTGCCCCTGAGCACCTGGAACTCATTGTTGATAACCCCTTTGACCAGGTGGGAAAGATCAAAAACGCAGGCGCTGTTTTCCTTGGCCCCTACACCCCGGAGCCCATGGGAGATTACATTGCAGGGCCTAACCATGTGCTGCCCACTGCCGGTACGGCCAGGTTCTCATCGGCCCTGGGCGTGGATAATTTCACCAAACGAACCAGCCTGATCAATTATTCAAAGGAGGCCTTTGACCGTGAGGCCCAGGATGTGATGGTCCTGGCCAATATTGAGGGGCTTGGAGCCCATGCAAACTCGGTCCGCATCAGGACAAAATAA
- a CDS encoding metal ABC transporter solute-binding protein, Zn/Mn family — translation MVLFRFIPYALVLVLTMVCQVQAMAPEPMTVFVSIEPQAYFVERIAGDRVAVEVLVPPGKSPAIYSPNPSQMAKLAEAGLFFTIGVPFERSFMPKIKGAIKGLTIVDTTQGIALRQFAGGGTDPHVWMNPILVKRQAENICNALCQVLPESSDDFRANLQLFQADLDHLDQNIATALGPVAGETIFVFHPVFGYFADQYGLIQMAVEVEGKAPKGRALADFIKQARAEKARVIFVQPQFDTRTADKIATAVNGVVIPLDPLARDYINNLTEMAQTIKRAFNQGTHD, via the coding sequence ATGGTTTTATTTCGATTTATTCCATACGCCCTTGTCCTGGTTCTGACCATGGTCTGTCAGGTCCAGGCAATGGCACCGGAACCCATGACCGTGTTCGTGAGTATTGAACCCCAGGCCTATTTTGTGGAACGTATCGCAGGAGATCGGGTGGCAGTGGAGGTGCTTGTGCCGCCGGGTAAGAGCCCTGCCATTTATTCCCCCAACCCCTCCCAGATGGCAAAGCTTGCCGAGGCCGGGCTTTTTTTCACCATTGGCGTGCCCTTTGAGCGGTCGTTCATGCCCAAGATTAAAGGAGCCATCAAGGGATTGACCATCGTTGACACCACACAGGGGATTGCATTGAGGCAGTTCGCTGGTGGCGGAACAGACCCCCATGTGTGGATGAATCCCATTCTTGTGAAACGGCAGGCGGAAAATATTTGCAATGCCCTTTGTCAGGTACTTCCGGAATCATCCGACGATTTCAGGGCCAATCTTCAACTATTCCAGGCTGATCTTGACCACCTTGACCAGAACATTGCAACGGCCCTTGGGCCCGTGGCCGGTGAAACCATTTTTGTGTTTCACCCCGTGTTCGGCTATTTTGCAGACCAGTACGGGCTGATCCAGATGGCCGTTGAGGTTGAAGGAAAGGCCCCAAAGGGGAGGGCCCTGGCAGACTTTATCAAACAGGCCCGGGCCGAAAAGGCACGGGTGATCTTTGTCCAGCCCCAGTTTGATACCCGAACGGCAGACAAGATCGCAACGGCCGTCAACGGTGTGGTCATTCCCCTGGATCCTCTGGCCCGGGATTATATCAACAATTTGACGGAAATGGCTCAGACTATAAAAAGAGCATTTAACCAGGGAACCCATGACTGA
- a CDS encoding TRAP transporter large permease, which translates to MDIFVIAASFFVLMFFGVPIGTALGISAVATIYTFDLGIEMLGVNFSSGIASFPLLAIPFFVLAGVILDKAGLAKTIAEFFELLVGKATGGLAIVAVCTCMFWGALSGSGPATTAAVGLILFVPMVRHGYDKSFAGALIANAADLSIIIPPSIAFIIYGNITNVSVSALFVAGIVPGILTGLGTIIVAFWVSKKRGYRGNTRRAPVGEIFAALRRSIWALLAPVIVLGGIYSGIFTPTEAAVVAVFYSLFVAVFVYRSISWNDFLHLLVDASVTSSVIMFLVVFAGIFTWAASVIGIVDRAAALILHLSPNALVMIVLINFLLLGLGMVLDAISISYLIMPILMPVLVAFKIDPLWYGVIFISALAIGQATPPVGVNLFTAANLTGESVDSIARQAIPFIVMDVIVLILLSLFPELSLYLPVKAGLYTPQ; encoded by the coding sequence ATGGACATTTTTGTCATTGCTGCAAGTTTTTTTGTCCTCATGTTCTTTGGGGTTCCCATTGGTACAGCCCTTGGCATCTCGGCCGTGGCCACCATCTACACCTTTGATCTTGGCATTGAGATGCTCGGGGTGAACTTTTCATCGGGAATAGCCTCTTTTCCCCTGCTGGCTATTCCTTTTTTTGTACTGGCCGGTGTCATACTTGACAAGGCCGGGCTTGCCAAAACCATTGCCGAATTCTTTGAACTGCTGGTGGGTAAAGCCACTGGTGGCCTTGCCATTGTTGCCGTGTGTACCTGCATGTTCTGGGGTGCCCTTTCAGGGTCCGGCCCTGCCACCACGGCTGCAGTGGGTCTGATTCTTTTTGTCCCCATGGTTCGCCATGGGTACGATAAAAGCTTTGCCGGTGCCCTGATTGCCAATGCAGCCGATCTTTCCATCATTATTCCCCCGAGCATTGCCTTTATCATCTATGGAAACATCACAAATGTCTCGGTGAGCGCGCTCTTTGTTGCGGGTATCGTACCGGGAATTCTCACGGGTCTCGGAACCATTATCGTTGCCTTTTGGGTCTCAAAAAAACGGGGATACCGGGGCAATACCCGGCGGGCGCCCGTGGGTGAAATTTTTGCAGCCCTTCGCCGGTCGATCTGGGCCCTTCTTGCCCCTGTCATCGTTCTTGGCGGCATCTATTCTGGAATCTTCACCCCCACGGAAGCGGCCGTGGTGGCGGTCTTCTACAGCCTGTTCGTGGCAGTATTCGTCTACCGATCCATTTCCTGGAATGATTTTCTCCACCTCCTGGTGGATGCATCGGTCACCAGCAGCGTCATCATGTTTCTGGTTGTGTTTGCCGGGATTTTTACCTGGGCCGCATCGGTGATCGGCATTGTGGATCGGGCCGCCGCGTTGATCCTGCACCTTTCCCCCAACGCCCTGGTGATGATCGTTCTCATCAACTTTCTGCTCCTTGGCCTTGGCATGGTCCTTGATGCCATCTCCATTTCCTATCTGATCATGCCGATTCTCATGCCCGTGCTTGTTGCCTTTAAGATCGATCCCCTCTGGTATGGGGTAATCTTTATTTCGGCACTGGCCATTGGCCAGGCAACCCCCCCGGTGGGCGTAAACCTTTTCACTGCAGCCAACCTTACCGGCGAGTCGGTTGATTCCATTGCACGTCAGGCCATTCCGTTCATCGTCATGGATGTGATCGTTTTGATCCTCCTTTCATTGTTTCCAGAGCTTTCCCTTTACCTTCCCGTGAAAGCCGGGTTATATACTCCCCAATAA
- a CDS encoding TRAP transporter small permease: MKKELRIDYLVAALLLFAMAAIAFANVVSRYFFHFSIASTEEITINMFVWMTVVGCGIAFERGGQLGVVTFFDLFPERMQKCVILTSAFLSALLFVLVDFFMLQAIHDELTIFHATSASLSIPVWIYYAGVPFLSVFVFRGIYRDAIKRLNPVEKSL, from the coding sequence ATGAAAAAAGAGTTGAGAATCGACTATCTGGTGGCTGCCCTGCTTTTGTTTGCCATGGCAGCCATTGCCTTTGCAAATGTGGTGAGCCGTTATTTTTTCCATTTTTCCATTGCATCCACCGAGGAGATCACCATCAACATGTTTGTGTGGATGACGGTGGTGGGTTGTGGAATCGCCTTTGAGCGGGGGGGGCAGCTGGGGGTGGTGACCTTTTTTGACCTTTTTCCTGAACGAATGCAGAAGTGCGTGATTCTGACAAGTGCTTTTCTGAGCGCCCTGCTGTTCGTTCTGGTGGATTTCTTCATGCTCCAGGCCATCCATGATGAACTGACCATCTTCCATGCCACCTCGGCCTCGTTGAGCATTCCCGTATGGATCTATTATGCCGGTGTTCCCTTTTTGTCGGTGTTTGTGTTCCGGGGAATTTACCGGGATGCCATTAAACGACTGAACCCGGTGGAGAAGAGCCTCTGA
- a CDS encoding DctP family TRAP transporter solute-binding subunit, protein MNMWLKKGTIAVVSTWLAIMVAFPASAGTFKREYKMTVNVGPSFYWGMGATKFSELVKEKTQGRINIKPYFGSSLLKGAQLKSPQMVAKGVIDCAFESTINSSPVIPEMNIFSLPFFINNFERLDQIEYGETGKVLFGKMNKIGLTPLAWAENGFRQVTNGKRAITTPDDMKGLRLRVVGSPIFIDTFRALGADPVNMNWGDAQTAFQQGVVDGQENPVGVLIPVQIWQYHNHVSFWNYLVDPVIVYWGTREWNKFPADIKQAIGEAATQAARFEKALCRAGLDGDISINILKNEFNYTMEVPDPIRFLQSKGMEVNFLTPEAEKAFRTATESVYKTWVPKIGQTLYETAKKDMGE, encoded by the coding sequence ATGAACATGTGGCTGAAAAAAGGCACCATTGCCGTTGTGTCAACATGGCTTGCAATAATGGTTGCCTTTCCGGCAAGTGCCGGAACGTTTAAGCGAGAGTATAAGATGACCGTCAACGTGGGGCCAAGCTTCTACTGGGGCATGGGTGCCACAAAATTCAGTGAGCTGGTCAAGGAAAAAACCCAGGGCCGAATCAACATCAAACCCTACTTTGGCAGTTCTCTGTTAAAGGGTGCCCAGCTCAAATCCCCCCAGATGGTTGCCAAAGGGGTCATTGACTGCGCCTTTGAGTCCACCATCAACTCTTCCCCGGTGATTCCGGAAATGAACATCTTTTCCCTTCCCTTTTTTATCAACAACTTTGAACGCCTCGACCAGATTGAGTATGGAGAGACGGGCAAGGTGCTGTTCGGCAAAATGAATAAGATTGGCCTCACCCCCCTTGCCTGGGCGGAAAACGGGTTCAGACAGGTGACCAACGGCAAACGGGCCATCACCACACCCGACGACATGAAGGGGTTGAGACTCCGGGTGGTGGGAAGTCCCATTTTTATTGACACCTTCAGGGCCCTTGGGGCAGATCCTGTGAACATGAACTGGGGTGATGCCCAGACTGCCTTTCAGCAGGGTGTGGTTGACGGCCAGGAAAACCCTGTGGGGGTGTTGATTCCCGTGCAGATATGGCAGTACCACAACCATGTGTCGTTCTGGAATTATCTGGTGGATCCTGTGATCGTCTACTGGGGTACCCGGGAGTGGAATAAATTTCCCGCGGATATAAAGCAGGCCATTGGTGAGGCTGCAACCCAGGCGGCTCGGTTTGAAAAGGCCCTGTGCCGGGCTGGGCTTGACGGCGATATTTCGATCAATATCTTGAAAAATGAGTTTAACTACACCATGGAGGTTCCGGATCCGATTCGCTTTCTTCAGTCCAAGGGCATGGAGGTGAATTTCCTTACCCCTGAAGCTGAAAAGGCTTTCAGGACGGCAACTGAATCCGTTTATAAAACCTGGGTACCAAAGATCGGTCAAACCCTTTATGAAACGGCAAAAAAAGACATGGGTGAGTAG
- a CDS encoding ammonium transporter has protein sequence MKKIIMITVLFILYLTPAFAEDTPPTPLSNKAAIELVQTHANYMWTMVAAALVFFMQAGFAMVEAGFTRAKNSINIMMKNLMDFSVGSLAFWAIGFGLMFGKSATGFFGTSGFFLSDFTPDGDPWVLAFWMFQVVFAATAATIVSGAMAERTKFTGYLAYSLIVSAVIYPIFGSWAWGSLFNGSGWLEGLGFIDFAGSTVVHSVGGWAALAGAIVLGPRMGKYTKDGGIKPILGHNIPLAALGVFILWLGWFGFNPGSTTTADKSIAMIFVNTNLSAATGCVVAMIVAWLKMGKPDVGMSLNGALAGLVGITAGCANVTPTSSIIIGAISGALVVFSVLFFDKIRIDDPVGAVSVHGVCGAWGTLAAGLFNMGGVTLSIVMVQLVGIVACFAWTFTLAFLMFKMISKTIGLRVTPEEELEGLDFTEHGGHAYPDFTA, from the coding sequence ATGAAAAAAATAATTATGATCACAGTCCTTTTTATTCTTTACCTAACCCCGGCCTTTGCCGAAGATACACCGCCGACACCCTTAAGTAACAAGGCTGCCATCGAACTGGTCCAGACCCATGCAAACTATATGTGGACCATGGTGGCCGCAGCCCTTGTGTTTTTTATGCAGGCAGGTTTTGCCATGGTCGAGGCCGGATTTACAAGGGCCAAAAACAGCATCAACATTATGATGAAGAACCTCATGGATTTCTCCGTGGGCAGCCTTGCCTTCTGGGCCATTGGGTTTGGTCTGATGTTCGGCAAGAGTGCCACGGGATTCTTTGGCACCTCGGGTTTCTTTTTAAGCGATTTCACCCCGGACGGCGATCCCTGGGTCCTTGCCTTCTGGATGTTCCAGGTGGTGTTTGCCGCAACAGCTGCCACCATTGTTTCCGGTGCCATGGCCGAACGAACCAAATTTACCGGTTATCTTGCCTACAGTTTAATTGTTTCAGCCGTGATTTACCCCATTTTCGGCAGCTGGGCCTGGGGAAGCCTCTTTAACGGTTCCGGCTGGCTTGAAGGGCTTGGATTCATCGATTTTGCAGGCTCCACTGTGGTTCACAGTGTGGGTGGATGGGCTGCCCTGGCCGGAGCCATTGTCCTCGGCCCCCGCATGGGAAAATACACCAAAGATGGTGGCATCAAGCCGATCCTCGGCCACAATATCCCCCTTGCGGCCCTGGGTGTGTTCATCCTGTGGCTGGGCTGGTTTGGATTCAACCCCGGTTCAACAACCACGGCTGATAAGAGCATCGCCATGATCTTTGTCAACACCAACCTCTCTGCTGCCACTGGCTGCGTGGTTGCCATGATTGTCGCCTGGTTGAAGATGGGAAAGCCAGATGTCGGTATGAGTCTCAACGGCGCCCTGGCAGGACTTGTGGGAATCACGGCCGGCTGCGCCAATGTTACCCCCACAAGTTCCATCATTATCGGTGCCATATCTGGTGCCCTGGTTGTTTTCTCGGTTCTGTTTTTTGACAAGATTCGGATCGATGATCCGGTGGGTGCCGTGTCTGTCCACGGGGTATGCGGTGCCTGGGGAACCCTGGCTGCGGGTCTCTTTAACATGGGCGGCGTGACCCTTTCCATCGTCATGGTTCAGCTGGTGGGCATTGTGGCCTGTTTTGCCTGGACATTTACCCTGGCATTTCTCATGTTCAAGATGATTTCAAAGACTATAGGTCTGAGAGTTACACCTGAAGAAGAACTTGAAGGACTTGATTTCACCGAGCACGGTGGACACGCCTACCCTGATTTTACTGCCTGA
- a CDS encoding P-II family nitrogen regulator: MKKIEAIIKPFKLDEVKEQLNKIGITGMTLSEVKGFGRQKGHTEIYRGAEYQVDFVPKIHLSLVVDDALVEMAVAAIIKSAATGKIGDGKIFIVPVEDAVRIRTGEKGAEAL, translated from the coding sequence ATGAAAAAGATTGAAGCGATCATCAAGCCCTTTAAGCTGGACGAGGTAAAAGAACAGCTCAACAAGATCGGCATCACAGGAATGACGCTTTCCGAGGTCAAGGGGTTCGGCCGTCAGAAGGGACACACCGAGATATACAGGGGTGCTGAATATCAGGTTGATTTTGTGCCGAAGATTCATCTCAGCCTGGTGGTGGATGACGCATTGGTGGAAATGGCCGTTGCGGCCATTATCAAGTCGGCTGCCACGGGAAAAATCGGAGATGGAAAGATTTTCATCGTTCCAGTGGAAGATGCCGTCCGAATTCGAACCGGGGAAAAGGGGGCTGAAGCCCTTTAA
- a CDS encoding ABC-F family ATP-binding cassette domain-containing protein translates to MIHLTKISKQHGARILFKDASFQVPAGTKTGLVGANGSGKTTLFNLITGKEVVDSGEIASSKKIKIGYFSQDVGEMAGCSALAEVMSGAADVMALGDEMKEMEILMAEPMDGTAMDALLEKYGEAVEVFENRGGYDLEPRAQTILTGLGIGPGDYNRPVETFSGGWKMRIALAKILAIQPNLLLLDEPTNHLDVESIVWLENWLVSDFTGALLMTCHDHDFMNRVVDRTIEVANTTITTYGGNYDFYVREREIRMAQLLATHRRQQEMLAKEENFIARFKARVSHAAQVQSRIKKLEKIERIELPEQQRTINFEFSEPPRSGDDVVVMESLEKTWNGQDTEPQTVFSNISGLINRQDKIAVVGVNGAGKSTFLKVLAGRTPATCGSARVGANVNIGYFSQHAMDILESGKTVLETVQAALPQAGLGVIRNLCGAFLFSGDDVEKRIQHLSGGEKSRVVLATLLGRPLNFLILDEPTNHLDIQSRQFLLQALKSFTGTLILVSHDRYFLRCLVDRVFEIDQGKMTAYSGGYDYYLSKAAGIHNLV, encoded by the coding sequence ATGATTCACCTGACAAAAATATCAAAGCAGCATGGGGCCAGGATTTTATTTAAGGATGCAAGCTTCCAGGTTCCGGCCGGTACAAAGACCGGGCTTGTGGGGGCCAATGGTTCAGGCAAAACCACCCTTTTTAATCTGATTACGGGCAAAGAGGTGGTGGATTCCGGGGAGATCGCCTCGTCCAAAAAAATAAAGATTGGTTATTTTTCCCAGGATGTGGGGGAGATGGCCGGTTGCTCGGCCCTTGCCGAAGTAATGTCCGGGGCAGCCGATGTGATGGCCCTGGGTGACGAGATGAAAGAAATGGAGATCCTGATGGCAGAGCCCATGGACGGCACTGCCATGGACGCGTTGCTGGAAAAATATGGGGAGGCTGTTGAGGTGTTTGAAAACCGGGGTGGTTATGACCTTGAACCCCGGGCACAGACCATCCTCACAGGCCTGGGCATTGGTCCCGGTGACTACAACCGACCCGTGGAGACCTTCAGCGGTGGTTGGAAAATGCGAATTGCCCTGGCGAAAATCCTTGCCATTCAGCCGAATCTTCTGCTTCTGGATGAGCCCACCAACCACCTGGACGTGGAATCCATTGTCTGGCTTGAAAACTGGCTGGTCAGTGATTTTACGGGGGCACTTTTGATGACCTGCCATGACCATGATTTCATGAACCGGGTGGTGGACCGTACCATTGAGGTGGCCAACACCACCATCACCACCTATGGCGGCAATTACGATTTCTATGTCAGAGAACGGGAAATCCGGATGGCCCAGCTACTGGCCACCCACCGTCGCCAGCAGGAGATGCTTGCCAAGGAGGAGAATTTTATTGCCCGTTTCAAGGCCAGGGTATCCCATGCGGCCCAGGTCCAGTCCCGGATTAAAAAGCTTGAAAAAATTGAGCGCATTGAACTGCCGGAACAGCAGCGAACCATCAATTTTGAATTTTCAGAGCCGCCCCGTTCGGGGGATGATGTTGTGGTCATGGAGTCCCTGGAAAAAACCTGGAACGGCCAGGATACTGAGCCTCAGACTGTATTCAGTAACATTTCAGGGCTGATCAACCGCCAGGATAAAATAGCCGTGGTTGGGGTCAACGGTGCTGGAAAATCCACCTTTTTAAAGGTCCTTGCAGGCAGGACCCCTGCCACCTGCGGCAGCGCAAGAGTTGGAGCCAATGTCAACATTGGCTATTTCAGTCAGCATGCCATGGACATCCTTGAATCTGGGAAAACCGTTTTGGAAACCGTTCAAGCAGCCCTGCCCCAGGCCGGACTCGGGGTGATCCGCAATCTTTGCGGTGCCTTCCTCTTTTCTGGCGACGATGTGGAAAAGCGGATACAGCACCTCTCAGGTGGAGAAAAAAGTCGGGTGGTCCTGGCAACTCTTCTTGGTCGGCCACTCAATTTTCTGATCCTTGACGAACCCACCAACCACCTGGATATTCAATCCAGACAATTTCTGCTCCAGGCTCTGAAGTCGTTTACCGGGACCCTCATTCTGGTCAGTCATGACCGGTATTTTCTGCGTTGTCTTGTGGACCGGGTCTTTGAGATCGACCAAGGGAAAATGACCGCCTATAGCGGCGGTTACGACTACTATCTTTCAAAAGCAGCAGGCATTCACAATTTGGTTTAG
- the cbiR gene encoding cobamide remodeling phosphodiesterase CbiR produces the protein MSIEKKARLFRLGTTSFIYPDHIIPNVKKLGPGFDEIELLVFESKPLAYLPSSAEIDELARLSAELSVTYNVHLPTDISLCDPLKANQEEALDILEKVITLAAPLCPTTHTLHLDFTAEDRDAGVDGIRRWQERAIMMLDRLGRRIPDSSQISLETLDFPPEVLFPVLDATPMALCIDAGHLIRYDYDISGLFDRYGQRVPLMHFHGVDFSHVEPKDHQGLGRTPMDRVEPTLEVLKKFTGVVSLEVFNLDHLKDSLAWMERYFYAESKV, from the coding sequence GTGTCAATCGAAAAAAAAGCCCGGTTGTTCAGGCTGGGCACCACCTCATTTATCTATCCGGACCACATCATTCCCAATGTGAAAAAGCTGGGCCCGGGGTTTGACGAGATAGAACTTTTGGTCTTTGAGAGCAAACCCCTGGCATACCTGCCATCTTCTGCTGAAATAGATGAGCTTGCAAGGCTTTCAGCCGAACTTTCAGTGACCTACAACGTCCATCTGCCGACGGATATTTCCCTTTGCGATCCGTTAAAGGCCAACCAGGAAGAGGCCCTGGATATCCTGGAAAAGGTCATCACCCTTGCTGCGCCACTTTGTCCCACCACCCATACCCTTCACCTTGATTTTACAGCTGAAGACAGGGATGCAGGCGTTGATGGCATCCGCCGCTGGCAGGAGCGGGCGATCATGATGCTTGACCGGCTCGGCCGGAGGATCCCGGATTCCTCCCAGATCTCCCTTGAAACCCTTGATTTCCCGCCTGAAGTTTTGTTTCCGGTGCTTGACGCTACCCCCATGGCCCTGTGCATTGATGCCGGCCATCTGATCCGGTACGACTATGATATCTCAGGGCTGTTTGATCGCTACGGCCAGAGGGTTCCACTGATGCACTTCCATGGGGTTGACTTTTCCCATGTTGAACCAAAGGATCACCAGGGCCTTGGCCGAACACCCATGGACCGGGTGGAACCCACCCTTGAGGTGTTGAAAAAATTTACAGGCGTGGTGAGCCTTGAGGTGTTTAATCTGGATCACCTCAAGGATTCCCTTGCGTGGATGGAACGTTATTTCTATGCTGAATCAAAGGTTTAA